In the genome of Pseudobacteriovorax antillogorgiicola, the window TGTAAGGTTCCCCATTCCACAAACCATTTAAGCAACTATTTTCTCCAGCCACTGGCTGGGTGACAACATATCCAAAGACCGATGCGGCCGATGGTCATTGTACTCATCTACAAACCGGTCTATCGCCTCACGCGCCTCGGC includes:
- a CDS encoding integrase core domain-containing protein — its product is AEAREAIDRFVDEYNDHRPHRSLDMLSPSQWLEKIVA